The proteins below are encoded in one region of Betaproteobacteria bacterium:
- a CDS encoding UDP-2,3-diacylglucosamine diphosphatase: protein MIFFISDLHLSPRSPGATRLFLSFLAGRARQAEALYILGDLFEVWVGDDINDPYAAQITAALRAASDAGLKTYFMHGNRDFAIGEQFTAAAGMTLLPDPYDLVLPEWSFVLSHGDALCLDDHAYMAYRAKVRNPEWQRKMRAKPRFLRSLLGRYIRWRSARRKRSENYVYADLNGPATDDFLRDHGYCTFIHGHTHRPEKHDHIVDGIHVERWVLSDWHEDRAEALVWDGESLSREAIQ from the coding sequence TTGATCTTCTTCATCTCTGATCTGCACCTGTCGCCCCGGTCACCCGGGGCGACTCGTTTGTTCCTCAGCTTTCTTGCCGGTCGTGCCCGTCAGGCCGAGGCGCTGTACATCCTTGGCGACCTTTTCGAGGTCTGGGTCGGCGACGACATCAACGATCCTTACGCGGCGCAGATCACTGCCGCCTTACGCGCTGCCAGCGATGCCGGGCTGAAAACCTACTTCATGCATGGCAACCGCGATTTCGCCATCGGCGAACAGTTCACTGCGGCGGCCGGCATGACGCTACTGCCCGACCCTTACGATCTGGTATTGCCGGAATGGTCCTTCGTGCTGTCGCACGGCGATGCTCTGTGTCTCGATGACCACGCCTATATGGCCTACCGCGCCAAGGTGCGCAATCCTGAATGGCAGCGGAAAATGCGCGCCAAACCGCGTTTCCTGCGCAGCCTGCTCGGCCGCTACATCCGCTGGCGCAGCGCCCGGCGCAAGCGCAGCGAAAACTATGTTTATGCCGATCTTAATGGCCCGGCGACTGACGATTTCCTGCGCGACCACGGCTATTGCACCTTCATTCACGGCCACACGCATCGACCGGAAAAACACGATCACATCGTTGATGGCATTCATGTCGAACGCTGGGTTCTGTCGGACTGGCACGAGGACCGGGCCGAAGCGCTGGTCTGGGATGGCGAGTCACTGAGTCGCGAAGCCATCCAGTGA
- the recQ gene encoding DNA helicase RecQ, protein MLRDVFGYPAFRGAQAEIIDHIGNGGDALVLMPTGGGKSLCYQIPALLRPGCAIVVSPLIALMQDQVDALTQLGVKAACLNSTLDWREAQAIEQQMFAGQIDLVYIAPERLLVDRTLSMIDALYEAGKLALFAIDEAHCVSQWGHDFRPEYLQLSTLHERYPNVPRIALTATADKATQREMLVRLGLTAARVFLSSFDRPNIRYTVVEKDNAKKQLLGFLAGRKGQAGIVYCLSRKKVEETAEWLSAQGYPALPYHAGLPAPTRAANQRRFLREEGLIMCATIAFGMGIDKPDVRFVAHLDLPKSIEAYYQETGRAGRDGEPAEAWMAYGMQDVALQHARIAESGAGEGQKILEAQRLTALLSYCEAPRCRRQVLLNYFAEEREPCGNCDVCIEPPELWDGTQAAQKALSAIFRTGMRFGVTHLTDVLRGKATDKIKQWHHDQLPTFGVGADLDDHGWKSVFRQLAAAGLVHVDMAEHGALQLTDPAREVLKGQRKVQLRRPAKRKATSSSPRGSSTVVHSELSSADEVLFQLLRSWRSDTAKEQAVPAYVILHDKTLRELAEVRPTSHGMLAGITGMGSAKIDHYGAELLDLIRNEG, encoded by the coding sequence ATTCTGCGCGACGTCTTCGGCTACCCGGCTTTTCGTGGTGCGCAGGCCGAGATCATCGACCATATCGGCAACGGTGGTGATGCACTCGTCCTCATGCCGACCGGCGGTGGCAAGAGCCTGTGCTATCAGATTCCCGCCCTGCTCCGTCCCGGCTGCGCCATCGTCGTCTCGCCGCTCATCGCGCTGATGCAGGATCAGGTCGATGCTCTGACCCAACTCGGCGTCAAGGCTGCCTGCCTGAACTCGACGCTGGACTGGCGCGAAGCGCAGGCCATCGAACAGCAGATGTTTGCCGGCCAGATCGACCTCGTGTACATCGCGCCGGAACGCCTGCTCGTCGACCGTACCTTGTCGATGATCGATGCGCTATACGAAGCCGGCAAGCTGGCCCTGTTCGCCATTGATGAAGCGCACTGCGTTTCTCAGTGGGGCCACGATTTCCGCCCGGAATACCTGCAGCTGTCGACGCTGCACGAACGCTACCCGAATGTCCCGCGTATTGCGCTGACGGCCACTGCCGACAAGGCAACGCAGCGCGAAATGCTGGTCCGTCTAGGCCTGACCGCTGCACGCGTTTTCCTGTCCAGCTTTGATCGCCCGAACATCCGTTACACCGTGGTCGAGAAGGACAACGCCAAGAAGCAGTTGCTGGGCTTCCTGGCCGGGCGCAAGGGCCAGGCCGGCATCGTCTATTGCCTGTCGCGCAAGAAGGTCGAGGAAACGGCCGAATGGCTGTCGGCCCAAGGCTACCCGGCCCTGCCCTACCACGCCGGCCTGCCCGCCCCGACGCGCGCAGCCAACCAGCGCCGCTTCCTGCGCGAAGAAGGGCTGATCATGTGCGCCACCATCGCCTTTGGCATGGGCATCGACAAGCCGGACGTACGCTTCGTCGCCCACCTCGATTTGCCAAAGAGTATTGAAGCCTACTACCAGGAAACCGGCCGCGCCGGCCGTGATGGCGAGCCGGCCGAGGCCTGGATGGCCTACGGCATGCAGGACGTCGCGCTGCAGCACGCACGCATCGCCGAATCCGGCGCTGGCGAAGGCCAGAAAATTCTTGAAGCGCAACGCCTGACCGCCCTGCTCTCCTACTGCGAAGCGCCGCGCTGCCGACGTCAGGTACTACTCAATTATTTCGCCGAAGAGCGTGAGCCTTGCGGCAACTGCGACGTCTGCATCGAACCTCCGGAACTGTGGGATGGCACGCAGGCGGCGCAAAAAGCGCTGTCGGCCATTTTCCGCACCGGTATGCGCTTCGGCGTAACCCATCTGACCGACGTCCTGCGCGGCAAGGCGACTGACAAGATCAAACAGTGGCATCACGACCAGTTGCCGACCTTCGGCGTTGGCGCCGATCTCGACGACCATGGCTGGAAGAGCGTCTTTCGTCAGCTTGCCGCAGCCGGACTGGTCCATGTCGATATGGCCGAACATGGCGCGCTGCAGCTCACCGATCCCGCTCGTGAAGTGCTGAAAGGACAGCGCAAGGTGCAATTGCGCCGGCCGGCCAAACGCAAGGCAACATCGTCGTCTCCACGCGGCAGTAGCACCGTGGTGCATAGCGAACTGTCTTCGGCTGATGAGGTGCTTTTCCAGCTCTTGCGCAGTTGGCGCAGCGATACGGCCAAGGAACAAGCTGTCCCCGCCTACGTTATTTTGCACGACAAGACCTTGCGCGAACTGGCCGAGGTCCGTCCAACCAGCCATGGCATGCTGGCCGGCATCACCGGCATGGGGAGCGCCAAGATTGACCATTACGGCGCAGAATTGC